In Lysobacter firmicutimachus, one genomic interval encodes:
- a CDS encoding histidine phosphatase family protein — translation MNVLRRLSFAACAALLSACATAPQPDAPAVADTAAGATYLIVRHAEKADDDPRDPSLSEAGHARARRLIEALARTPLRAAYATGYRRTQGTAAPAAAAHGLQVTLYDAKQPAADFAAALRRDWPQGTVLVVAHSNTAPGIAAALCGCAVEPMSENEYDRRMWVRVDAQGRAHLRVSRDAGPASSSGQ, via the coding sequence ATGAACGTTCTACGCCGCCTTTCGTTCGCCGCGTGCGCGGCGCTGCTGTCGGCCTGCGCCACGGCGCCCCAGCCGGACGCGCCGGCCGTGGCGGACACCGCCGCCGGCGCCACCTATCTGATCGTGCGCCACGCAGAGAAAGCCGACGACGACCCGCGCGACCCCAGCCTGTCCGAAGCCGGCCATGCGCGCGCACGCCGCCTGATCGAGGCGCTGGCGCGCACGCCGCTGCGCGCTGCGTACGCGACCGGCTATCGCCGCACGCAGGGCACCGCCGCGCCGGCCGCAGCCGCGCACGGCCTGCAAGTCACGCTCTACGACGCCAAGCAGCCCGCCGCCGATTTCGCCGCCGCCCTACGCCGCGACTGGCCGCAAGGCACGGTGCTGGTGGTCGCGCACAGCAATACCGCACCCGGCATCGCCGCCGCCTTGTGCGGTTGCGCGGTCGAGCCGATGAGCGAGAACGAATACGACCGGCGCATGTGGGTACGGGTGGATGCGCAAGGCCGCGCGCATTTGCGCGTGAGCCGCGACGCCGGGCCGGCATCCTCGTCCGGCCAGTAA
- a CDS encoding heme-binding protein, whose amino-acid sequence MPRLSSAMLACALACAASSCFAAPPLKEQLSQRTVLNLAAAKRIAQAVEDKARADGLKVAIAIVDEAGRLLHFQRMDGTPNSSVEVSIGKAIHAANYRRDSAFHQKLLEGGNTVVLGLPNALPIEGGVRLLLDEQVIGAIGVSGAQAAQDGVIAQAGADLLRP is encoded by the coding sequence ATGCCGCGCCTGTCGTCCGCAATGCTCGCCTGCGCCCTCGCCTGCGCCGCTTCGTCGTGCTTCGCCGCGCCGCCGCTGAAGGAGCAACTGAGCCAACGCACCGTGCTCAACCTCGCCGCCGCCAAGCGCATCGCCCAGGCGGTCGAGGACAAGGCGCGCGCCGACGGCCTGAAGGTCGCGATCGCGATCGTCGACGAGGCCGGCCGGCTGTTGCATTTCCAGCGCATGGACGGCACCCCCAACTCCAGCGTCGAGGTCTCGATCGGCAAGGCCATCCACGCCGCCAATTACCGCCGCGACTCGGCCTTCCACCAGAAGCTGCTGGAAGGCGGCAACACGGTGGTGCTGGGCCTGCCGAACGCGCTTCCGATCGAAGGCGGCGTGCGCTTGCTGCTCGACGAGCAGGTGATCGGCGCGATCGGCGTGTCCGGCGCGCAGGCCGCGCAGGACGGTGTCATCGCCCAGGCCGGCGCCGATCTGTTGCGCCCATGA